The DNA region CCAGAGCAACACAGATTTTGAAAAGAATGGATTCCAAGAGGATGCCTCTGACTTCTCATTCATAACCGAAAAGAAAGCCTTAGAGCTCTTCAAGAATGAGCCAGAGGCACTCGCCAACACTGCAGCCATCGCGGAGCGCTGCAATGTGAGCCTCGACCTCGGCAAGTGGGTCTTCCCTAACTTAAAGATCGAAGAAGGTAAGACGTATGATCAGGCGCTCCGCGACGTGGTCATGCTGGGCTTTGAGCGCCGCAACGTAGTACAGGACGAGACGACCATGAAGCGCGTCAATTACGAGCTTGAGGTCATTGAGAAGAAGGGCTATGCCCCTTACTTCCTAGTGGTAGCCGACCTGCTGCGCTTCGCGCACGAGAACCACATCTTCACCACCATCCGCGGCTCGGTGGCAGGCTCCATGGTGACCTACCTTGCAGGTATCACCAACGTGAACCCCCTCGAGTACAAGCTCCCCTTCGAGCGCTTCCTAAACCCCGAACGCCCCTCCGCTCCGGATATCGACATGGACTACGCCGATAATCGACGCGATGAGATGCTCGAATACGCGCGTCAGAAGTATGGCCGCGACCATGTGGCCCAGATCGGTACCTTCGGCACCATGATGGCGCGCGGCGCCGTGCGCGACGTAACGCGTGCCATGGGCTTCTCCTACGCTATTGGCGATCGCATCGCCAAACTCATTCCTTTTGGTGCACAAGGTTTCCCCATGACCATCGACCGTGCGCTCGAAGAGACCGCAGAGCTTAAGGAAATCTACGACAAAGAGGCGGAAGCCAAGGAGATCATCGAGATGGCCAAGAAAATCGAAGGCTGTGCCCGACACATCTCCATCCACGCCGCGGGCGTGGTCATATCTCCCGTACCCCTTAACGAGATGGTGCCGCTCCAGTTCGACCCCAAAGAAGGCGACAAGATCATCACCCAGTACGACATGCGCGCAGTGGAAGAAGCTGGCCTTCTCAAGTTCGACTTCCTCGGTATAAGAAACCTGGCCATCCTCGCGGACGCGGTGCAGCAGGTGAATGCGCGCCACGGCGGCAACCTCGATATCGAACGGATCCCGCTTGATGATCCCAAGACTTTCGCCATGCTCGCCAAGGGCGAGACCATGGGTCTCTTCCAGCTGAACGGCTCCGGTATGACCCGCTACCTCAAGGAGCTCAAACCCACCACCATTCACGACATCAACGCCATGGTGGCGCTCTACCGCCCAGGCCCTATGGAATCGATCCCCATGTATATTGAGCGCAAGCAGGATGCGAGCAAAGTAAGCTACCTCGATCCCCGTCTCCGGACGATACTCGATCAGTCCTACGGCGTGATCACGTACCAGGACGACGTGATGCTCATCGCCATCGAGCTCGCAGGCTACTCCTGGCTTGAAGCAGACAAGCTGCGTAAAGCCATGGGCAAGAAGATCCCAGCAGAGATGGAGGCGCAGAAGGAGCACCTCCGCCAAGGATTCGTGGAGCACGGGCTCACGCCCGGGAAAGCTGAGGCACTCTGGAAGCTCATCGAGCCCTTCGCTTCCTACGGTTTCAACAAAGCGCACGCCGCAAGCTACGGCCGCGTGGCCTACCAGACAGCCTTCATGAAGGCCAACTACCCTGGGGAGTATATGACTGCTGTGCTCACGGCAGAATCGGGCAATACGGAAGAAGTAGCCACCATCATCCATGAGTGTAAGCGCATGGGCATCCCCGTGCTCCCGCCGGAGATCAATCAGAGCTACAAGGACTTCACCTTGGTAGAAGAGGGCGGCAAGCCTGCCATCCGCTTCGGCCTCGGCAGCATCAAGAACTTCGGTGAAGGCATCGCGGAGGCACTCATCACCGAGCGCGAAGCGCGCGGACCCTTCAAGAGCTTGGCTGATTTCCTAGAGCGCCTGCAGAATCGCAATCTCAACAAGAAATCCTTGGAGTCCCTCATCTACGCCGGAGCCTTCGACAACTTCGCGGAGCGTGCGCGGCTCCTCGCCTCCGTCGAAGACCTCCTCACTTACAATCGCGAGAGCGGCAAACAGAACAGCGATCAGAGCTCCCTCTTCGGAGGACTCGCCATGGCCCCGAGCACCATCCGCCTCCAGGAAGCGCCGCCCATGGAGATGGCGGACAAATTACGTTTTGAAAAAGAATTGCTCGGCCTCTACGTCTCCGGGCACCCGCTCGATCGTTTCCAGGAGAAGCTCTCCAAGGCCATGACCATCAAGCATATCCGCGAGGAGATGAAGCCGGGAATGGTAGCAGTCGTCTCTGGAATAGTGGAAGAGGTCAAACCAATCCTCACAAAGAAAGGAGACAAGATGATCTTCCTGAAGATGTCCGACTTCACTGGCGTGATCGAGCTCGTAGTCTTCCCCAAGATATATCAGCCGCTCCAGGAGCTTTTCATACCGGATCGCTGCATCGCGGTGCGCGGCGCCATCAGTGCCCGCGAAGGCGAACTCTCCATATTGGCGGATGCGGCCAAGCCGCTGACCGTCTGACCCTTTGTCTTGAGCCGGGGAATTGATACTATGTCCGAATATGAACGCAAATCCGGACGAAATCGCTAAAGACCACGATCACCGCACCTTGGGCAAGGAGCTCGACCTCTTCACCTTCTCCGAGCTCGTAGGTCCGGGACTTCCCCTCTGGACCCCCCGAGGCACCATCCTCCGCGAAGAGCTGGACAAGTACGTCTGGGAACTCCGCTCCCGCTATGGCTACCAGAAGGTGACCATCCCGCACATAACCAAGCGCGAGCTCTACGAGACCTCCGGCCACTGGGAAAAGTTCGCTGGCGACCTCTTTCGTATTGTCTCCCGCGAAGGCAAGGACTACGCGTTGAAGCCGATGAACTGCCCGCATCACACGCAGATCTTCGACCGTAAGCCCCACTCCTACCGCGAGATGCCCCAGCGCTACGCCGAGACCACCATGGTGTATCGCGACGAGCAGTCCGGCGAATTGGGCGGCCTCACCCGTGTACTCTCCATCACCCAGGACGATGCGCACGTGTTCTGCCGCATGAGCCAGATTCGCGAAGAATTCCTCAACATCTGGGATATCGTGGATACCTTCTACAAGACGTTCGGCTTCAGCCTGCGGGTACGCCTCTCCTTCCGCGACCCCAGCACTCCGGAGAAATATATCGGTACCAAAGAAATCTGGGACAAAGCCGAAGCAGAACTCCGAGAGATGGCGGAGGAGCGTGGCGCTGACTATATCGAAGGCCCTGGTGAAGCCGCCCTCTACGGACCAAAGCTCGACTTCATGGCTAAGAACGCCGCAGGGAGAGAGTGGCAGGTAGCCACCATCCAGCTCGACCTCAACCAGCCAGAGCGTTTTAATCTCACCTGCGTAAACGAGAAGGGAGAGAAGGAGCGTATCGCCATGATCCATGCCGCTATCACTGGCTCCATCGAGCGCGCTACCGCCGTAATCCTGGAACACCTCGGCGGCGTACTCCCCGCCTGGCTCTCACCAGTACAGGTAGCCCTCCTCCCTGTGAGCGACAAGCACAAGGAATATGCGGAGTCCGTGCACAAAGAACTCATAGCTGCGGGCGTACGCGCAGAGCTCGCAGCGGATAATGAAAGTCTGGGTAAGCGTATCCGCGAAGCCAAGCTCATGAAGATCCCCTATCTCCTCGTCGTAGGAGACAAGGAGGTGGAGAGCAATCAAGTCTCTGCAGAGAATCGCTCAGGCAGCCTCGGCGCGATGAGTCTTGGAGATTTCAAAGGGATGATTTTGAAGGAGATACAGGAGAGAAAGTAAGAAAAGTTCGAACGGCCGTCCCAAGCATGCTTGGGACGGCCGTTTGGCGTTGAAGGACTGCGACTGGCTTCACCAGCCGTTGGGGCAAGCTCGCGTCCTCATTTCGTCCGTGAGCTTGTACTTCTCGGCATCTGCCGAGTAATCGCGGTAGAGACCGGTGGAGCTGAAGGCCGAAACCTGCCGCGGAAGCAGCTGGCCGGCGTCATAGATCAGGTCGTAGAAGTTCCCGCCGGCGTCGTTGATGAAGACGTGCATGGGGTGACCGAGCTTCTGAGGGCAGTTGAATCGCCAGAAGTTCGGATGCCGCTCGACCCTCATACTGATCGTGCCGGACTCGCGAGCCCAGCTGTAGTCGTGGCCAAGGTGGGTCACCTGGCCATAGACGACCGGTGGATACTGGGCGAAGCTTGCCGAGACACTCGCCAACGACACCAGCAAGCTCAGCGCGACCAAACGGAACAACTTGAGCATTTGAGACCTCCTCATTCTGCTCGTTGAAACACTGCTTTATACTATACACTATAAATATACATAAGTCAAGCTAAGTGAAGCAAGCAAAAAGCCGCTCCAAAGGAGCGGCTTTTTGCTTTAGTAACAAAGTGAATTATGCCTCAGGGAATTCCTTGCGGCTCTCGCGAGCAGCCATGTCCATGACACGGGATACTGCGAGACGTGCGCCCAAGAGCTTCGAGCTGTAGCTCTCATCCCCTGCTCCGATGAGTGCCGTGATGGCGGACTCGAGCGTCTGGAGGCTCCAGCCGGCGGTCGCAGTAAGCGACTGCTCGTTGGCACCAATCTCACGCACAGTGCGGAAGCGGTGTACCTTGTCGAGCTCGTAGGAAGCCGCCTTGAGGAACTCAGGGATGTTGTGACCCTGCGCATCGAGCATGTGGAGGAGCGCAGAACTCTTGGTGCTGTTCCCTGCTGCGAGCCAGCGTACGAACATCGGCACCATAGAGAGATAGGTGGAGAAGAGCATCTCGCGGACACGCGTTGCCGAGAGCGAGAGCCAAGAGTATTCCGGCTTCTCGTACCAGGCATGCGCCACTTCGGTGAGTTCAGAGAGAACATTCTGGGCCTGCTCTGCCTTACCATCCGCTGCAGAGAGGATGAGGGCAGCTGCATCCTCGGAGAGGAGGATTTCCTTCTCACGAGCGTAGCTTACGAGCATCTCATAGATGCGAGTCTTCTCCTCATTGCTCATGCCGGTCGCAACCTTAGGTGCTGCAGGAGCCGCCTTGAGGGTGCGAATCTGGCTTACGAGATCAAGCGGTGCATCAGCTTCCTTGCGGAGAGCGAGTGCTGCCGGAGCTGCCACTACCTCAGGGGTAGCAACTGGCTCTGCAACCTCTTCAACAACAGGAAGCGAGACTTCCATCACCGAGCTTAGAGCGACAGTGCGCGGCAGCGGCGTGAACGGATTAAGGAGATCTGCATAAGGCTTGAGTGCAGCGCCCACGGAGAGAGCGTAGCGGGACATGTCATCCCCCATGGAAGCGAGAGGCTGGAATACCTGCATCGAGCGCGAGATACCACCGGCATAGACCATGCCGTAGGAGAACATCGCGGAGAGACCAAGAAGCCCGAAGAGGAAGAAATACGTGAAGAGGGTGTCGCCTACGCCGGTGTACGGGATGGAACCGAGGTTCACCGAGACGAAGGATGCGAGCGGAGAGCTGCCAGTCACGCGGGTGAGCTCGACGTTCGGCATCGTACCGCCGCCGCCGGTGGAGCTACCGCCACCAGAAGAACTGGAAGACGAGCTGCTACCACCGCCAGAGGAAGATCCTGGAGGAGGCGGAGGAGGTGGGGGCGGAGGAGGAGGCGGAGGCACTTCTATACCGCCAGAGGAAGAACCGGAAGAAGAACCCGGAGGAGGCGGAGGAGGTGGGGGCGGAGGAGGTACCTCTATACCACCAGAGGAAGAGCTAGGAGGTGGTGGTGGGGGCGGCGGAGGAGGCGGAGGGGAAGGAGGTTCGATGTTCGGACCCGCTTCTATAGGACCACCAGAGGAGGAACTACCTGTCTCGCCGCCGGAAGATGAGCCACCGCAGCCCTCGCAGCCACCCGAAGAGGAGCCCATACCATCGCTGGAGCCGCCACATCCTTCACAACCGCCAGAGGAAGAACCCATGCCGTCGCTAGAGCCACCACAACCCTCGCAGCCACCGGAAGAGGAGCCCATACCATCGCTGGAGCCGCCACATCCTTCACAACCGCCAGAGGAAGAACCCATGCCGTCGCTAGAGCCACCCTCGGCTCCGCCACCGTCGCCGCCACCATCCGAGGAGCCCATGCCGCCACCGTCGCCGCCTTCCTGAGCAAAGACGCTGGAAATGGAATTACCAGTAAAATTATTCGAAAGAGAAAAACCGACCACGAATGAGGCTATGGTGAGCACGAGGGCACTGCTGATGATTAGATTTTCTTTAAGGAATTGGTTCATATCTGTCTTAAAATTCTCGTGTCATAGCACCTCGACGAGATGCTATAGCGCAAAAATTGAATGTGCTTAATTGGCACGATTCAATATAGAAGTGATGGCGGAGCGCGCCGAAACGCGCTCCGCACACCAGAAGTTCAGTCCCCTTCCCGGTCAGATCGTGCCGACTCGGAAGCTGAGCACCCCTCGGCCGGAGCCGGAGAGCACTTTCTCCCCGAGGTTGTCCTGCGCACGAATGCGCAAGGCTCCGGTGTTCTTGTCACCGTAGCCATCAGGCAGACAGTCGCAGGCCTGAGGATACCCCGCCACGTAGGCGGGATTCTCCGACCACACCGCTGCGCCCATTCCCTTCCGACCAAGTGAAGGAGGGATGTAGAGCGCGACTTCGCCTGCGAACGGGAATTCGCCGAGGAAATCACCCTTGTCCCCTTCCTTCTTGATGAGCGTGAGGGTCGCAGTACCGCCCGAAGAGAGCGGCACCTGGACCTTCATGCCGAGGGGTTTCCCTGCCGCGTTCGCCTCTTTAAGGGCGATGTGCATGATGACGTGCCGCGTATCGAGCGGCACGGTCTTACGCAGATGGTCCGGGGAGAGGTTTCGAGAATCCTGCGCCTCGCACCAGAGCTTGTTGGCATCGCCGACCGGCTGGAAGGCCTGGAGGCAGAGACGGAAGTGGCCCCGCATCGAGGCGACGCAGGCGCCGGTCGCCGAAACTTGCAGCGGCGGAGACGCGACAACGGGCCTCTGCCCACGGGCATCCACCCGCCAGAAGTTTTTGCACCCGTTGAACTGGCCGATGTACATGCCATCGATCAGGCAGACTTTGGTGCCCCGATCCGAATGACCTTCAGGGACGTTCCCGATGGCCACCCTTACATGCTCCTGGACCACATGTTCCTCTTTCTTGGTCCGAGGATTCTCCCGAGTGAAAGTGAGACGATCGAGCACGACGCCATTCGGCAGAACTGCGTCGGCACACTCGTTGTTGTTGATCATCCGCTTGAAGCGGATGCACTGACCGACGTTGAGGCCGAGCAATCGACAGTTGGTGTCGACGTCAGCCTTGTTGCCATTGGCGTGCATGGTCTGCCACGCCTTCCCCAACGCCGTAGAGACCGGCGCGCTGGGGAAAGCTTCAACAGGAACCATAGCGGTCACATGCTCCCCCGAGACCCCCGGGAGAGAAAGCTGACCCACGCTGACCGCCGAGCCGGAGCTCGCGCTCTGGCCGATGCCCTGCGGGGCGCAGGCTGCAAGCCCGAAGGCCAGCAGCACAACAAGAAGACTGTATACTTTCTTCACGACACCACCTCTCTTCTTGATATGGGATTCTGAACTTCTTACGACAAACAACGGTCCGCAATTCTTATGCGGAGCTACCCGATCAAGAAAAGGTGTTTAGTCAGTTCTCGAACGGATAGCTCTTCACAAAATGCGCTGTGACTACGAAGCGCTCTTCTTTCGCTCCCCACACGTTACAAGTAGACAGGATGAGCTTCCCCTCCTTCTTCCCTATCTCCACAGTCTGATTCCCTGCGAGTACCTTCTCCACGGAATCCACTACATAGAGAAAGGTGGTATTCGCCCCCGAGAGCTCGATCTCATCCCCGCGCTTCAGCTCCTTCAGCCGATTAAACACCTTGTAGGCCTGGTTGTGCACTACCGGAAGCCCAGAGCTGTGGCCGAACAAGAGGATGTTCTGATTGCTCCCCAGGAGCCCTGAGCCGGGATAGTGCACCGGGCCCTCCTGGAGGGCCTTCTCCAGCACCGTGTCGTCCTGGGTCGAAGGGCTCCGCACTGCGGTCGAGAG from Candidatus Parcubacteria bacterium includes:
- the dnaE gene encoding DNA polymerase III subunit alpha, producing MSFVHLHTHSHYSLLTALPKVKQLVAAAKKDGATALALTDNGNMYGAIEFYKRCKDEGIKAILGVDFYLALRTRFDKQPGVDNRRFRLVLLAENLAGYKNLIKLVTASNLEGFYYKPRVDKDLLRQHSEGLIALIPSFSGDTTLALKSGDIEKADFLVSEYKSIFGENNVFLELSHHPEIEGHEATGTLIKELGKRTNTPLAAAHDTYYIHPEDKRARETLVSIQSNTDFEKNGFQEDASDFSFITEKKALELFKNEPEALANTAAIAERCNVSLDLGKWVFPNLKIEEGKTYDQALRDVVMLGFERRNVVQDETTMKRVNYELEVIEKKGYAPYFLVVADLLRFAHENHIFTTIRGSVAGSMVTYLAGITNVNPLEYKLPFERFLNPERPSAPDIDMDYADNRRDEMLEYARQKYGRDHVAQIGTFGTMMARGAVRDVTRAMGFSYAIGDRIAKLIPFGAQGFPMTIDRALEETAELKEIYDKEAEAKEIIEMAKKIEGCARHISIHAAGVVISPVPLNEMVPLQFDPKEGDKIITQYDMRAVEEAGLLKFDFLGIRNLAILADAVQQVNARHGGNLDIERIPLDDPKTFAMLAKGETMGLFQLNGSGMTRYLKELKPTTIHDINAMVALYRPGPMESIPMYIERKQDASKVSYLDPRLRTILDQSYGVITYQDDVMLIAIELAGYSWLEADKLRKAMGKKIPAEMEAQKEHLRQGFVEHGLTPGKAEALWKLIEPFASYGFNKAHAASYGRVAYQTAFMKANYPGEYMTAVLTAESGNTEEVATIIHECKRMGIPVLPPEINQSYKDFTLVEEGGKPAIRFGLGSIKNFGEGIAEALITEREARGPFKSLADFLERLQNRNLNKKSLESLIYAGAFDNFAERARLLASVEDLLTYNRESGKQNSDQSSLFGGLAMAPSTIRLQEAPPMEMADKLRFEKELLGLYVSGHPLDRFQEKLSKAMTIKHIREEMKPGMVAVVSGIVEEVKPILTKKGDKMIFLKMSDFTGVIELVVFPKIYQPLQELFIPDRCIAVRGAISAREGELSILADAAKPLTV
- a CDS encoding sortase produces the protein MNEDTDKKPQRRRFLLLLLVVFALLSFALSAIGLAPLGLREFWRGLILGKEVATLPSISAELGVVRAVSIPAIKLSTAVRSPSTQDDTVLEKALQEGPVHYPGSGLLGSNQNILLFGHSSGLPVVHNQAYKVFNRLKELKRGDEIELSGANTTFLYVVDSVEKVLAGNQTVEIGKKEGKLILSTCNVWGAKEERFVVTAHFVKSYPFEN
- the thrS gene encoding threonine--tRNA ligase encodes the protein MNANPDEIAKDHDHRTLGKELDLFTFSELVGPGLPLWTPRGTILREELDKYVWELRSRYGYQKVTIPHITKRELYETSGHWEKFAGDLFRIVSREGKDYALKPMNCPHHTQIFDRKPHSYREMPQRYAETTMVYRDEQSGELGGLTRVLSITQDDAHVFCRMSQIREEFLNIWDIVDTFYKTFGFSLRVRLSFRDPSTPEKYIGTKEIWDKAEAELREMAEERGADYIEGPGEAALYGPKLDFMAKNAAGREWQVATIQLDLNQPERFNLTCVNEKGEKERIAMIHAAITGSIERATAVILEHLGGVLPAWLSPVQVALLPVSDKHKEYAESVHKELIAAGVRAELAADNESLGKRIREAKLMKIPYLLVVGDKEVESNQVSAENRSGSLGAMSLGDFKGMILKEIQERK